A genomic window from Aurantimicrobium photophilum includes:
- a CDS encoding DUF4333 domain-containing protein, with product MSSEDPTTPAPTFRDVFRHMKASTMGWLGVLAGVLVVTVLGFVLIGFGVLSFNTDGLIRLDPERVAMQIQADYKDNLGITAVVECPDLLVAPKNFTFKCMAQSGAAVATVNVTITDLIGNIIWFPESDLPVG from the coding sequence ATGAGCTCTGAAGATCCCACTACGCCAGCACCCACCTTCCGTGACGTTTTCCGCCATATGAAGGCAAGCACCATGGGCTGGCTTGGAGTTTTAGCAGGAGTTCTCGTGGTAACCGTGCTCGGCTTTGTTCTCATCGGGTTTGGAGTATTGAGCTTCAACACTGATGGACTCATTCGTCTTGACCCCGAACGCGTAGCGATGCAGATTCAAGCTGACTACAAAGACAACTTGGGAATTACAGCTGTTGTGGAATGCCCAGACTTACTTGTTGCCCCCAAGAATTTCACTTTCAAGTGCATGGCTCAATCTGGAGCAGCAGTGGCAACTGTTAATGTCACCATCACTGATCTCATCGGTAACATCATCTGGTTTCCTGAGTCAGACTTACCCGTTGGTTAG
- the pstC gene encoding phosphate ABC transporter permease subunit PstC — MARSAGGFTVAIMLAVGLFLSIRASSALSVAGFSFLTEQEWSPETQQFGVAAVLFGTVSIALVALCVSFPLSLGTALLISEVVSPKIRQSLITLVDLMAAVPSVIFGLWGVFFLQSAVIPVSLWISTYFSWIPIFAVTNEGGEALSEASAFTSSAFIAGIVVGLMVVPTQTSVMREAFAQTPVGEREGALALGATRWGMIRSTVLPFGRGGIIGGTMLGLGRALGETIAVYMIISPIFVINWQLLKTGSNSVSALIALRYGEASEFGLSALMAAGLVLFLITLVINFTASSVVARSRSGAQS; from the coding sequence GTGGCACGTAGCGCCGGCGGGTTTACCGTTGCCATCATGTTGGCTGTGGGCTTGTTCCTCTCGATCCGGGCAAGTAGCGCGCTTTCAGTAGCTGGCTTTAGTTTTCTTACCGAACAAGAGTGGTCTCCTGAAACTCAGCAATTCGGTGTTGCAGCTGTGCTCTTCGGTACGGTCAGTATCGCTTTGGTCGCACTGTGTGTCTCGTTCCCACTTTCACTAGGTACTGCACTTCTGATTTCTGAAGTTGTTTCCCCCAAGATCCGCCAGAGCCTGATCACCTTGGTCGACTTGATGGCAGCTGTACCTTCTGTCATTTTCGGACTTTGGGGCGTCTTTTTCTTGCAGAGTGCAGTGATCCCGGTATCCCTGTGGATTTCCACCTACTTTTCCTGGATTCCGATTTTTGCAGTGACCAACGAAGGTGGGGAGGCCTTATCAGAGGCCTCTGCGTTTACTTCTTCAGCTTTCATCGCGGGAATTGTTGTGGGCTTGATGGTTGTGCCTACTCAAACATCCGTCATGCGTGAAGCTTTCGCACAAACTCCGGTGGGCGAGCGTGAAGGTGCACTTGCCTTGGGTGCAACGCGCTGGGGAATGATTCGTTCAACTGTTTTGCCTTTCGGCCGTGGCGGAATTATCGGCGGAACAATGCTTGGCTTGGGCCGCGCATTAGGTGAAACCATCGCTGTGTATATGATCATCTCGCCCATCTTCGTCATCAACTGGCAACTATTAAAGACGGGGTCAAACTCTGTTTCTGCCTTGATTGCGTTGCGTTATGGCGAAGCAAGTGAGTTTGGTCTTTCTGCGCTGATGGCCGCTGGTTTGGTTCTCTTCCTCATCACCCTTGTTATCAACTTCACTGCTTCTTCTGTCGTTGCCCGTTCTCGCTCAGGCGCCCAGAGCTAG
- a CDS encoding 5-formyltetrahydrofolate cyclo-ligase, whose translation MTEDLVAAKQALRAEIRDRRRNMSAHERDADTAAITEHLKHLVAARGVKKLSCYLATPTEPETRPFLTWAYENNIEVLLPVTRDDGLLDWAIANDTPDENIGLFGLPEPTGELLGPIAINGVDLIIVPASAVDKKGVRMGWGRGYFDKTLGSMGKRPPVYAIVFDGEYVDSLPREVHDQPVTGVVTPSALITF comes from the coding sequence ATGACCGAAGACCTCGTAGCCGCAAAGCAGGCTTTGCGTGCCGAGATTCGTGATCGTCGCCGCAATATGAGTGCCCACGAACGTGATGCCGACACTGCTGCGATTACAGAGCACTTGAAGCACCTGGTTGCTGCTCGTGGCGTGAAGAAGCTGTCCTGCTATCTCGCCACCCCCACTGAGCCCGAAACCCGCCCCTTCCTCACCTGGGCCTATGAGAACAACATTGAAGTTCTCCTTCCGGTGACCCGGGATGACGGATTGCTGGACTGGGCCATTGCTAATGACACCCCCGATGAGAACATCGGCCTATTTGGATTGCCCGAGCCCACCGGTGAGCTGCTGGGCCCCATCGCCATCAATGGCGTGGACCTCATCATTGTTCCTGCGTCAGCAGTGGATAAGAAGGGTGTGCGCATGGGCTGGGGTCGTGGCTACTTCGACAAGACCCTCGGCTCGATGGGCAAACGTCCACCTGTCTATGCCATCGTGTTCGATGGTGAATACGTTGATTCACTCCCCCGCGAAGTGCATGACCAGCCGGTGACCGGCGTGGTCACTCCTTCCGCCCTCATTACGTTCTAA
- a CDS encoding FmdB family zinc ribbon protein, which translates to MPTYSYRCTECDNAFDIQQALSDDSLTECPSCKGKLRKLFNTVGVTFNGSGFYRTDSRSGGNSKSSSSSSSSSSSSSSSSS; encoded by the coding sequence GTGCCCACCTATTCCTACCGCTGCACCGAGTGTGACAACGCTTTCGATATTCAGCAGGCACTCAGCGATGACTCACTGACCGAATGCCCTTCCTGCAAGGGCAAGCTGCGCAAATTGTTCAACACCGTGGGCGTGACGTTCAACGGCTCTGGTTTCTACCGCACAGACTCTCGATCGGGTGGAAACTCAAAGAGTTCAAGCTCGAGCTCATCGAGTTCTTCCAGCTCGTCCAGCTCTTCTTCCTAA
- a CDS encoding GNAT family N-acetyltransferase, with translation MAAIIPTLTEGRVSIRGIKPRDAKKLEEELMRNRSWLRQWEATAPQSFVSFDTKAGIKNLLAHARAGSGLPFAIEYDGELVGQLNVSGIVYGSLSSAQLGYWVAERVAGKGVTPTAVALATDYCLQNLGLHRMEICIRPENAASLRIVEKLGFRYEGLRRRYIHINGDWRDHFSYALTQEEVPAGVLNRWQLGLVPADVSMVPAADFDALGR, from the coding sequence ATGGCCGCCATCATTCCGACTCTGACCGAGGGTCGCGTGAGCATTCGTGGGATTAAACCCCGCGATGCCAAGAAGCTCGAAGAAGAGCTGATGCGTAATCGCTCATGGCTGCGCCAGTGGGAAGCCACCGCTCCTCAAAGCTTTGTCAGCTTTGACACCAAAGCAGGAATCAAGAACCTCCTAGCCCACGCACGCGCGGGATCGGGACTGCCCTTCGCCATTGAATATGACGGCGAACTGGTTGGTCAACTCAACGTCTCCGGCATTGTCTATGGGTCTCTCTCCTCCGCACAGCTGGGCTACTGGGTTGCAGAACGCGTGGCAGGCAAGGGTGTCACTCCCACTGCCGTTGCCCTGGCAACGGATTACTGCTTGCAGAACTTGGGTCTTCACCGCATGGAGATCTGCATTCGTCCCGAGAACGCAGCTTCGCTGCGCATCGTGGAGAAGTTGGGCTTCCGTTATGAGGGCTTACGTCGCCGCTATATCCACATTAACGGCGACTGGCGTGACCACTTTTCTTACGCCCTCACACAAGAAGAAGTGCCTGCGGGCGTCTTGAATAGATGGCAGTTGGGACTCGTTCCTGCCGATGTCAGCATGGTTCCTGCCGCTGACTTTGATGCACTTGGTAGATAA
- the pstS gene encoding phosphate ABC transporter substrate-binding protein PstS, protein MMKNVTAPRRRLSRLAFVVAAFAAFVTVFTGAGENAAFATTYAPISGTGSTWSQNALDQWRKNVAANYGMTVNYSGVGSSAGRRDYIAGTVDFAVSEIPFQAQPEDGSTPEVPPRGYAYMPIVAGGTSFMYNLKIGGQQVTNMRLSGEVLAKIFAGSITNWNDAAIQADNPGLAMPDKTIVPVVRSDGSGSTAQFTLWMSEQHGGVWNRGMTSQFPTIPGFKYQSGSSGVSGYVSQDYGEGAITYVEYSYALQSGFPVAKVLNSSGYYVEPTASSVAVALMQAQIDTTPGANYLTQILGGVYNNSDPRTYPLSSYSYMIVPTATGGVFTAEKGATLGAFGQYMLCEGQQQAEALGYSPLPMNLVMAGFEQIQRIPGASGVSVDINSCNNPTFKPGDSPSSNALAATAPQPAECDKQGPDQCTTGTGGATQETAISGSGAGGSASGAAGSASGAAGKAGSKTTSYGSVGAASPFFLNEEPWGGRQSLMLAAGGLLLAAVAVPPYLIRRKSFGEHHIAPESTVEPK, encoded by the coding sequence ATGATGAAAAACGTCACTGCTCCCCGCCGCCGCTTAAGCCGGCTGGCATTTGTTGTCGCAGCATTTGCTGCGTTCGTCACTGTATTCACTGGGGCAGGCGAAAATGCCGCCTTCGCTACCACTTATGCTCCCATCAGTGGAACGGGTTCTACGTGGTCTCAAAACGCGCTTGATCAGTGGAGAAAAAACGTTGCTGCCAACTACGGCATGACAGTTAACTACTCAGGTGTGGGTTCATCTGCTGGACGCCGCGATTACATCGCAGGAACAGTTGACTTCGCAGTTTCCGAAATTCCGTTCCAGGCACAACCTGAAGACGGTTCTACTCCTGAAGTTCCTCCGCGCGGTTATGCATATATGCCTATCGTGGCCGGTGGTACTTCGTTTATGTACAACCTCAAGATTGGTGGCCAGCAGGTCACCAATATGCGGCTCAGCGGGGAAGTTCTCGCCAAGATTTTTGCCGGCTCCATCACCAACTGGAATGATGCTGCAATTCAAGCTGATAACCCTGGTCTCGCTATGCCAGATAAGACCATCGTTCCCGTGGTCCGCTCGGACGGATCTGGTTCGACAGCTCAATTCACGCTCTGGATGTCTGAACAACATGGTGGTGTTTGGAACCGGGGTATGACTTCCCAGTTCCCCACCATCCCTGGATTCAAATATCAGAGTGGATCCTCCGGCGTTTCCGGCTACGTTAGCCAGGACTATGGCGAGGGAGCAATTACGTACGTTGAATACTCCTATGCGCTTCAATCGGGATTTCCAGTAGCAAAGGTTCTGAACAGCTCCGGCTACTACGTTGAGCCAACGGCGTCTTCAGTTGCTGTTGCTTTGATGCAAGCCCAGATTGACACCACTCCTGGTGCAAACTACCTGACCCAGATTCTGGGCGGCGTGTACAACAACTCTGACCCTCGAACCTATCCGCTCTCCAGCTATTCCTACATGATTGTTCCCACTGCAACCGGCGGTGTCTTCACGGCCGAGAAGGGCGCCACCCTTGGTGCTTTCGGGCAATACATGCTCTGCGAGGGTCAACAACAGGCTGAAGCCTTGGGCTACTCGCCGCTGCCAATGAACTTGGTCATGGCAGGTTTCGAACAGATTCAGCGCATCCCTGGTGCTAGTGGCGTTTCGGTAGACATCAACTCTTGCAATAACCCGACGTTCAAGCCCGGTGATTCCCCCTCAAGCAATGCACTGGCCGCCACGGCGCCTCAGCCTGCCGAGTGTGACAAACAGGGACCAGATCAGTGCACAACTGGTACGGGCGGCGCAACACAGGAAACTGCTATTTCAGGTTCGGGCGCTGGTGGGTCTGCCTCTGGTGCTGCTGGAAGTGCTTCAGGAGCAGCAGGCAAAGCTGGCTCAAAAACTACCTCCTATGGGAGCGTCGGTGCTGCAAGCCCCTTCTTCCTCAATGAAGAACCGTGGGGTGGTCGCCAAAGCCTCATGCTTGCGGCCGGCGGACTCCTACTAGCGGCGGTCGCCGTTCCTCCCTATCTGATTCGACGGAAGTCGTTTGGGGAACACCACATTGCCCCCGAATCAACTGTTGAACCGAAATAA
- the pstA gene encoding phosphate ABC transporter permease PstA: MMTINQLEKKTSLPDPDRQSVGIVREVRKMRLEDKFDMIGGAVAGLSLTFLLFGWFTPLTSDVGFVVVAFLLFLGVYALLISFRSGLQDIKDRLMTVLLYSAGSLLVGTLLFVVTFTLFRGQEALSEFNFYFETMELAGPLDPLSMGGIFHAIMGTLMQISMALIITIPLGIATAVFLNEIGGPFARFVRTISDAMTALPSIVAGLFVYAAIITLITHQRSGFAASMAITVMMLPIVIRASDVVLRLVPGNLREASLALGATRWQTVRRVVLPTARSGLVTAVILGTARGIGETSPVLLTSGVTAVLNLNPFSGPMISLPLQVFDFVKSPEPNMVARGFGTAAVLLLVVLTLFTAARIFGGRGPGQLSVRGYRRVLAQSRSDVRRMTQLSKDRERAAQTALLPQQTQLQNLPPTSPTDEK; this comes from the coding sequence ATGATGACGATAAACCAACTTGAGAAGAAAACCTCTCTTCCGGATCCTGACCGCCAGTCGGTGGGCATTGTTCGCGAAGTGCGCAAAATGCGCCTTGAGGACAAGTTCGACATGATTGGCGGTGCTGTTGCCGGCCTCTCTTTGACCTTCCTTCTCTTTGGTTGGTTTACGCCGCTGACCAGTGATGTCGGATTTGTTGTGGTCGCCTTCCTTCTATTCTTGGGCGTTTATGCACTGTTGATTTCATTTCGCTCCGGCTTGCAGGACATCAAAGATCGCTTGATGACCGTACTGCTGTATTCGGCAGGTTCTTTACTCGTAGGCACACTGCTATTTGTGGTGACTTTCACCTTGTTCCGTGGTCAGGAAGCTCTTTCCGAGTTCAATTTCTACTTTGAAACGATGGAACTTGCCGGTCCACTTGATCCGCTTTCTATGGGTGGTATTTTTCACGCCATCATGGGCACACTGATGCAGATTTCTATGGCACTCATCATCACCATTCCTTTAGGAATCGCTACTGCTGTTTTCTTGAACGAAATTGGTGGCCCCTTCGCCCGATTCGTGCGGACGATTTCTGATGCCATGACAGCATTGCCTTCTATTGTTGCGGGGCTGTTTGTCTATGCCGCCATCATTACTCTCATCACTCATCAGCGTTCCGGTTTTGCTGCATCCATGGCAATCACGGTAATGATGCTTCCGATTGTGATTCGTGCTTCTGATGTGGTTTTGCGCTTGGTCCCAGGTAACTTGCGCGAGGCATCCCTGGCATTGGGTGCGACTCGTTGGCAAACAGTGCGTCGAGTTGTTCTTCCGACCGCACGTTCCGGACTCGTCACTGCAGTCATTCTCGGTACTGCACGAGGAATCGGTGAAACGTCCCCGGTTTTACTCACCTCAGGCGTTACTGCAGTTCTCAACCTGAACCCATTCTCGGGGCCCATGATTTCTCTTCCTCTGCAGGTATTCGACTTCGTTAAGTCACCTGAGCCCAATATGGTTGCCCGTGGTTTCGGAACCGCTGCCGTGCTGTTGCTTGTTGTGCTGACCTTGTTTACAGCTGCACGTATTTTTGGCGGCCGTGGCCCCGGTCAGCTTTCTGTCCGAGGTTACCGCCGTGTCCTGGCCCAATCACGCAGTGATGTTCGCCGTATGACTCAGCTCTCGAAAGATCGCGAGCGGGCGGCACAGACAGCTCTGCTCCCTCAGCAAACGCAGTTACAGAATCTTCCCCCCACCAGCCCGACGGATGAAAAATAA
- a CDS encoding protein kinase domain-containing protein, with amino-acid sequence MLSRFTLGGLLGSGASASVFLATDTFTGDAVAVKVLHPRMAARPKQASRFVDEAIRMQGIEHINITRVIAWGKSVEGEEPATWIAYEVAPGISLVEYVEIFGPLAPAEAATLTRGVLAGLGAFHNAGLVHRDVSPQNVMIDTASSSKFATADVKLIDYGLVGKAGTSTRTKSGVVGNAHFISPEQARGDGVYPSGDIYQAGAVLYFALTGLTPFAGDSPEELVQAHLDQTPPVPSAMMAHIPRELDRAVVKAMLKSPMMRYRNVDEFARSLAAIFGRDETATEVLPVSFSQLDHTKVLPAAEVHSFVDLDRTMLLASSQAETDSNQRSISKPTRGFWRNITAAAWVWPTIFGTLLIAAVVMSVISAQPGMRDVAVGSLRVGGDTSITSATPSNTADLEMLSVPPLTDMTPAQALQALEKLGLVLGQETRSDSPLAADHIISSDPAAGELVPRGSTVSLNVATGRNKVPQVTGLTSADALQQLSAAGFTVALNGDDGVPVGDPGSVVSSRVLQLKPSGGSLLRVGSTVIAVINNIPATSPVPSNSVIPSPAATVISSPAATSQP; translated from the coding sequence GTGCTTTCCCGCTTCACATTAGGCGGCCTGCTTGGTTCTGGAGCCTCAGCTTCTGTATTCCTCGCCACCGATACCTTCACGGGGGATGCAGTCGCTGTTAAAGTACTGCACCCTCGTATGGCTGCGCGCCCGAAGCAAGCATCACGCTTTGTTGATGAAGCGATTCGCATGCAGGGGATTGAGCACATCAACATCACTCGCGTAATTGCCTGGGGAAAGAGTGTTGAGGGGGAAGAACCCGCAACATGGATTGCCTATGAGGTGGCACCCGGAATCAGCCTTGTCGAATACGTAGAGATCTTTGGCCCACTAGCACCTGCAGAAGCTGCCACCCTGACTCGGGGAGTCTTGGCTGGGTTGGGTGCTTTTCACAATGCAGGGCTTGTCCATCGAGATGTCTCACCACAAAACGTGATGATCGACACAGCAAGTAGTTCGAAATTTGCCACTGCTGACGTCAAACTTATTGATTACGGTCTTGTTGGAAAGGCAGGAACTTCGACGCGGACGAAGTCTGGTGTGGTTGGCAATGCTCACTTTATCTCGCCAGAACAGGCACGTGGTGATGGGGTTTATCCTTCGGGAGATATTTACCAAGCAGGTGCTGTCCTCTATTTCGCGCTCACTGGACTCACCCCTTTCGCCGGGGACAGTCCTGAAGAACTGGTTCAGGCCCACTTAGATCAAACACCCCCGGTTCCCTCAGCGATGATGGCCCACATCCCACGGGAATTAGATAGAGCCGTGGTCAAAGCAATGCTCAAGTCCCCGATGATGCGCTATCGCAACGTGGACGAATTCGCTAGATCATTGGCAGCGATTTTTGGAAGGGACGAGACTGCGACGGAAGTCCTACCTGTTTCATTTAGTCAGCTCGATCACACAAAAGTCTTGCCAGCAGCTGAAGTTCATTCTTTTGTGGATCTTGATCGGACGATGTTACTGGCATCTTCACAGGCAGAGACAGATTCCAATCAGAGATCGATATCCAAACCAACTCGTGGTTTTTGGAGAAATATCACTGCTGCAGCATGGGTGTGGCCGACCATTTTTGGAACCCTTCTCATTGCAGCAGTCGTGATGAGTGTTATTTCCGCTCAGCCGGGAATGCGAGATGTTGCAGTCGGGTCTTTACGTGTCGGTGGAGATACCTCTATAACTTCCGCAACTCCGAGCAATACGGCTGATCTAGAGATGCTCAGTGTTCCGCCTCTGACTGACATGACTCCGGCACAAGCTCTCCAAGCTCTAGAGAAGCTGGGACTCGTACTTGGGCAAGAAACGAGGAGTGACTCTCCTCTTGCGGCTGATCACATCATTAGCTCTGACCCCGCTGCTGGCGAGCTTGTTCCACGCGGGAGCACTGTCTCACTGAATGTTGCCACCGGCAGGAACAAGGTGCCACAAGTTACTGGACTCACTAGTGCAGACGCGCTGCAACAACTCAGTGCTGCCGGTTTCACGGTAGCGCTCAACGGGGATGATGGAGTGCCTGTAGGAGATCCCGGTTCAGTGGTGTCTTCTCGTGTCCTTCAGTTGAAACCTTCTGGTGGTTCATTGCTGCGAGTGGGTTCAACAGTCATTGCTGTAATCAACAACATTCCCGCAACGTCGCCCGTTCCCTCAAACTCAGTGATACCCAGTCCAGCCGCCACAGTTATTTCTAGCCCCGCCGCAACTTCTCAACCCTAA